Proteins found in one Neurospora crassa OR74A linkage group II, whole genome shotgun sequence genomic segment:
- a CDS encoding ATP-dependent RNA helicase has-1, with product MASEFSKKRKLKDAKIATEDGAATDKKTKKVKKDKKEKKAAEEVVEDATPEEENDAQKAEEQQDGDEVIPTGNGDKEDSDDKDAEAGDELTKTNDSLIAPSIATNATDFSELNLSDKTMKAIAEMGFTKMTEIQRRGIPPLLAGKDVLGAAKTGSGKTLAFLIPAIEMLSSLRFKPRNGTGAIVVTPTRELALQIFGVARELMKNHSQTYGVVIGGANRRAEAEKLGKGVNLLIATPGRLLDHLQNTPFVFKNMRSLIIDEADRILEIGFEDEMRQIIKILPKEDRQTMLFSATQTTKVEDLARISLRPGPLYVNVDEEKQFSTVEGLDQGYVVVDADKRFLLLFSFLKKMQKKKVIVFFSSCNSVKYYSELLQYIDLQVLDLHGKQKQQKRTNTFFEFCNAKQGTLICTDVAARGLDIPAVDWIVQFDPPDDPRDYIHRVGRTARGNNTKGRSLLFLQPNELGFLAHLKAAKVPVVEYDFPKSKILNVQSQLEKLIGQNYYLNQSAKDGYRSYLHAYASHSLRSVFDIHKLDLVKVAKSFGFSTPPRVDITLASSMSRDKKQTSRRAYGSQPKQNRH from the exons ATGGCTTCCGAATTTagcaagaagcgcaagctcAAGGACGCCAAGATTGCGACCGAAGATGGCGCCGCCACcgacaagaagaccaagaaggtgaagaaggacaagaaggagaagaaggccgccgAAGAGGTCGTCGAGGACGCCACccccgaggaggagaacgaTGCCCAAAAGGCGGAGGAACAACAAGATGGCGACGAGGTCATCCCCACCGGCAACGGGGACAAGGAGGACAGCGACGACAAGGACGCTGAGGCCGGCGACGAACTCACAAAGACCAACGACTCCCTCATCGCCCCGTCCATCGCGACCAATGCCACCGACTTCTCCGAGCTCAACCTGTCCGACAAGACCATGAAGGCCATTGCCGAAATGGGCTTCACCAAGATGACCGAGATCCAGAGGAGAGGTATCCCGCCTCTGCTCGCCGGCAAGGACGTCCTCGGTGCGGCCAAGACCGGTTCCGGCAAGACCCTCGCCTTCCTCATTCCCGCTATCGAGATGCTCAGCTCCCTGCGCTTCAAGCCGAGAAACGGTACCGGTGCCATTGTCGTCACTCCTACCCGCGAATTGGCTCTCCAGATCTTCGGCGTCGCCCGCGAGCTCATGAAGAACCACTCCCAAACATACGGTGTCGTCATCGGCGGTGCCAACCGTCGTGCTGAGGCCGAGAAGCTGGGCAAGGGCGTCAACCTGCTCATTGCTACTCCCGGTCGTCTGCTCGATCACCTGCAAAACACTCCCTTTGTGTTCAAGAACATGCGATCGCTCATCATCGACGAGGCCGACCGTATTCTCGAGATTGGTTTCGAGGACGAAATGCGCCAGATCATCAAGATCCTGCCCAAGGAGGACCGTCAGACCATGCTCTTCTCCGCCACACAAACCACCAAGGTTGAGGATCTCGCCCGTATCTCGCTCCGTCCCGGTCCTCTTTACGTCAACGTCGATGAGGAGAAGCAGTTCAGCACGGTCGAGGGTCTGGACCAAGGCTACGTTGTCGTCGACGCCGACAAGCGCTTCctgctcctcttctctttcctcaAGAAgatgcagaagaagaaggtcattgtcttcttctcgtcctgCAACTCGGTCAAGTACTACTCCGAACTTCTCCAGTACATCGATCTTCAGGTTCTCGATCTCCACggcaagcagaagcagcagaagcGCACAAACACCTTTTTCGAATTCTGCAACGCCAAGCAGGGCACCCTCATCTGCACGGACGTTGCCGCCCGTGGTCTCGACATCCCCGCCGTTGATTGGATCGTCCAGTTCGATCCTCCTGATGACCCGCGCGACTACATTCACCGCGTCGGTCGTACCGCCCGTGGTAACAACACCAAGGGCCGTTCGCTGCTCTTCCTCCAGCCCAACGAGTTGGGTTTCCTCGCCCATCTCAAGGCCGCCAAGGTCCCCGTTGTGGAATACGACTTCCCCAAGAGCAAGATCCTCAACGTTCAGTCCCAGCTGGAGAAGCTGATCGGCCAGAACTACTACCTTAACCAGAGCGCCAAGGACGGTTACAGGTCGTATCTCCACGCCTATGCTTCGCACAGTTTGCGGTCGGTGTTTGATATCCATAAGCTTGACTTGGTTAAGGTGGCCAAG TCCTTCGGCTTCTCCACCCCTCCCAGGGTAGACATCACCCTGGCCTCCAGCATGTCGCGTGACAAGAAGCAGACGAGCAGGAGAGCGTATGGTAGCCAGCCGAAGCAGAACCGTCACTAA
- a CDS encoding aspartic-type endopeptidase, protein MLPTIGTMAYGLYSLLLTSTILVDAASINLTPTERYLQDSAPKLAGIKYTVPKAVLGSHPNTRKLEVAHSFQTLQGVSHSIGGSSSGTTPRAVNRRSAASILGQHQRRLRQNSVHTHGSHGGGSNNGEEEEGEEGSAYGYENVTVTTAYGTQYAAEVHWNSVPLLLLLDTGSSDTWAITHNFSCLDYLGNDVPQKTCGLTNAYLGGMPTGSGSGSGSGSGSGEGGEGGEGGDGSGGSGLGGGDGHESYNQLYYPPLFTSMVNQGSVPPLFSITIDRNASSGLLAWGGLPPATGLEKGKDVELDMIITNLIDVPETAYDYSFYTVIPDGWQFGPNTNTRKFPYIVDSGTTLCYLPSAEAQQINTAFNPPAIYLWMYGAYFTSCDAIVPRVGVILGGKTFYLNPVDLINQDMVDPLTGLCMTAIADGGAGPYILGDVFMQNALTVFDVGRGKMRFLGREFY, encoded by the exons ATGTTACCCACCATAGGCACCATGGCCTACGGCCTCTACAGCCTCCTCCTAACCTCCACCATCCTCGTTGACGCCGCCTCCATAAACCTCACTCCCACCGAACGCTACCTCCAAGACTCGGCCCCCAAGCTGGCCGGCATCAAATACACCGTCCCCAAGGCCGTCCTCGGATCGCATCCCAACACCCGCAAGCTCGAAGTCGCCCACTCCTTCCAAACCCTTCAAGGCGTCTCCCACTCCATTGGCGGCTCCAGCAGCGGCACCACCCCCCGCGCCGTGAACCGCCGctccgccgcctccatcCTCGGCCAACACCAACGCCGTCTGCGCCAAAACTCCGTCCACACCCACGGTAGCCATGGTGGCGGCAGCAAcaatggagaagaagaagaaggtgaagaaggctCCGCCTACGGCTACGAAAACGTCACAGTCACCACCGCCTACGGCACCCAATACGCCGCCGAAGTCCACTGGAACTCGGTCCCCCTCTTACTGCTTCTCGACACGGGCTCCTCCGACACGTGGGCCATCACCCACAACTTTTCCTGTCTCGATTACCTGGGCAACGACGTCCCGCAAAAGACGTGCGG TTTGACGAATGCGTATTTGGGGGGGATGCCCACCGGGTCTGGGTCTGGGTCTGGGTCCGGTTCGGGATCGGGTgaggggggagagggaggcgagggtggtgatggaagtggtggaagtggactaggcggtggtgatggacaTGAATCCTACAACCAGCTTTACTACCCGCCGTTGTTCACGAGTATGGTTAACCAGGGGTCGGTGCCGCCGCTGTTTAGTATCACGATTGATCGGAATGCTAGCTCGGGGTTGTTGGCTTGGGGTGGGTTGCCGCCTGCTACGGGgctggagaaggggaaggatgtGGAGTTGGATATGATTATT aCAAACCTAATCGACGTCCCCGAGACCGCCTACGACTACTCCTTCTACACCGTCATTCCCGATGGGTGGCAATTCGgccccaacaccaacacgaGAAAATTCCCTTATATCGTCGACAGCGGAACGACTCTTTGCTACCTCCCGTCTG CCGAAGCCCAACAAATCAACACGGCATTCAACCCCCCCGCCATCTACCTCTGGATGTACGGCGCCTACTTCACCTCGTGCGACGCCATCGTGCCGCGCGTCGGCGTGATCTTGGGCGGAAAAACATTTTACTTGAATCCTGTCGACTTGATCAATCAAGACATGGTCGATCCGTTGACGGGGCTGTGCATGACGGCCATTGCGGACGGCGGGGCCGGGCCGTATATTCTGGGGGATGTGTTTATGCAGAATGCCTTGACGGTTTTCGAtgtggggagggggaagatGAGGTTTTTGGGGAGGGAGTTTTATTGA